The DNA sequence GCGCTCGCCTTCGCCCGCTCCGCGGACTTCGCTTTCGACAAGCCCGCAGGCGAGGAGTGTGTCAACCTCGACGACGGCTTCGGCTGCCGCATCCACCCGCAGCTGCGCGAGCGCGGCTTCAAGGGCTGCACCGTGTTCGACTGCTTCGGCGCGGGCCAGCTCGTCACCCGGCACACGTTCGACGGGAGGTCGTGGCGCGACAACGCGGGCGTGCGCACGGAGATGTTCGCCGTCTTCCCCATCGTCCGCCAGCTCCACGAACTGCTCTGGTACCTCCGCGAGGCCATCGCGATGCCCGCCGCGGCGTCCATCCGCGCCACACTGCGCGCCTCCTGGGACGCGGTCACGTCAGCCGCCGACGCCGAACCCGCGCTCATCCTCGCGCTCGACGTCGACGAGTTGCGCGCCCCTGCGGCCGCCCTGCTCCGGGAGGCCGCCCGGCTGACCCGCGAGGCGGCGACAGCCGAGCCGACCGGCGGCACCCACACCCCGCTCCGGATCAAGCGCTCCCGCCTCGCCCCGGGCGCCGACCTCCTCGGCGCGGACCTGCGCGGCGCCGACCTCCGCGGGGCCGAGTTGCGTGGCGCCCTCCTGATCGGCGCGGATCTCCGCAGCGCCGACCTGACCGCCGCAGAGCTCATCGGCGCCGACCTCCGCGACGCCCGGCTCGACGGGGCCGACCTCCACCGCGCCATCTACCTCACCCAGCCCCAGGTCGATGCGGCACGAGGCGACGAGACCACGCGCTTGCCCGCCGCACTCATGCGCCCGTCCCACTGGCATCACCCGTCCCGCTGACCTCGTGCCCCGCCCGTGCACCGCTGCAGAATCCCGACACGAAAGCGTCCACCCAGCAGACAGGGCTAGCATTGCAGCCAGCGCCGACGACGGCGCGCCGATCCCGGTGCCGCGAGCGGCGGCGTGCGAGGAACGACGGCGCCCCACCGATCGTTCACCCGCGCGCGTGCCGAAGCGACATCCCGTCCTCCGCCAAGACAGGTGATCCCCATTACTTCCGAATCCTCCCGCACGCTCTCGCCCAGCACTCCCGGCCGCGAGTGGTGGCGCTCCGCCGTCATCTACCAGGTGTACCCGCGCTCGTTCGCGGACGCCGACGGCGACGGGATGGGCGACCTCCCCGGCATCACGCGCCGCCTCCCGGCGCTCCGCGACCTGGGCGTCGACGCTGTCTGGCTGTCGCCGTTCTTCACCTCCCCGCAGAACGACGCGGGCTACGACGTCGCCGACTACCGCGACGTCGACCCGAGCTTCGGCACGCTCGCCGACTTCGACACCATGCTGGAGACCGCGCACGGCCTCGGGCTGCGCGTCATCATCGACATCGTCCCGAACCACTCCTCCAGCGACCACGTCTGGTTCCAGGAGGCCCTGGCCGCCGCGCCGGGCAGCCCCGAGCGCGCGCGTTACCTGTTCCGCGACGGCAAGGGCGCGAACGGCGACGAGGCCCCGAACAACTGGGAGTCCATCTTCGGCGGCCCGGCCTGGACCCGCGTCACCGAGCCCGACGGCACCCCCGGCCAGTGGTACCTGCACCTGTTCGACAAGTCGCAGCCCGACTTCGACTGGGAGAACCCGTGGGTGTGGGAGCAGTTCCGCGGCGTCCTGCGCTTCTGGCTGGACCGCGGCGTCGACGGCTTCCGCGTGGATGTCGCCCACGGCATGATCAAGGAGGCCGGCCTCCCCGACTACACCCCGCCCGCGAACGCCGGCAGCATGGGCGGCGGCGCGATCGCGACCACCACCGGCGGCATCGTGCTGGAGCCGGAGATCAGCGCGCACGCCGAGGGCGAGCCCGTCACGCCTCCCTACTTCGGTCAGGACGGCGTCCACGACATCTACCGCGACTGGCACACGGTCCTCGACGAGTACGAGGGCGACCGCGTGCTCTGCGGCGAGGCCTGGGTGGAGCCGATGGAGAAGCTGGCGAACTGGGTCCGCGCCGACGAGATGCAGCAGACCTTCAACTTCGGCTACCTGGAGACCCCGTGGGACGCGGTCGCGCTCCGCTCGGTGATCGACCGCTCGATCGCCGTGTTCGGCAGCGTCGGCGCCCCGAGCACCTGGGTGCTCTCCAACCACGACGTCGTCCGCCACGCCACCCGGCTCGCACTCACCGGCGACAACCCGCAGGGCCACGGCATCGGACCGAAGTCGACCGGCCTCCCGGACCCGGCGTTCGCCCTCCGCCGCGCACGCGCCGCGACCGCGCTCATGCTCGCGCTGCCCGGATCGGCGTACCTCTACCAGGGTGAGGAGCTCGGCCTCCCGGAGGCCATCGACCTCCCCGACGACGCCCGCCAGGACCCGACCTGGTTCCGCACGAACGGCGAGCGCTACGGCCGCGACGGCTGCCGCGTGCCGATCCCGTGGGAGGGCGCCGACCCGTCGTACGGTTTCGGCCCCGGCCCGAAGAGCTGGCTGCCGCAGCCCGCGACCTGGGCGGAGTACACCCGTTCGTCGCAGGAGGGCGTGCCCGGCTCCACGCTGACGATGTACCAGGAGGCGCTGGCCGCGCGACGCGAGCACGACCTCGCGTTCGGCCAGCTGCAGTGGTCGAACGCCGGCGAGGACGCGCTGCTGTTCCGCACCGGGAAGGTCACGGTCGCGGTGAACTTCGGCAAGGCGCCGCTACCCCTGCCCGAAGGCACGGTCATCCTGGCGAGCGGCCCGCTCGAGGGCGGCATGCTGCCGCGCGACACGACCGCCTGGGTGATCTGAGCCGCGCGCTCCCCCACGTACACGAACGGAGGAGACCCGGCCCCGATCGGGCCGGATCTCCTCCGTTCGCTGTTCTGAGCCGGCGCGTCGCCCCGGATGTCCTCCGTTGCCTAGCTCGCGTTCGCCTTCAACCAGGCAACCGGATCGACCGCCTCTGTCCCGTTCAGCCGGATCTCGAAGTGGAGGTGCGGCCCCGTCGAGATGCCGGTGTTGCCGACCTTTCCCACGATGTCCGCGACGCTCACCTGCTGACCCTCGGCGACCCGCACCGACCCGGTCTGCATGTGGCAGTACATGCTGCTGACCGGCCGTCCGTCGATCGTGTGGTCGATCGTGACGTTCACGCCGCAGCCGCCGCGGTCGCTCGTCACGACCTCCCGGACCACGCCGTCGGCGATGATCTGGATGGGCACGCCCGCGCCCGGGGCGAAGTCGACGCCGAGGTGGTTCGTGGAGGCGCCCTCGGTCGGCGCGGTGCGCGGTCCGAAGCCGGAGGTGATGGGCACGCCGATCGGGAAGGGCCACTGGACGGCGCCTGCCGGGTTGTTGCGGAACGTGTCCGCGATCCGCATCGAGCGCAGCGCGGCGAGCTGCTCGCCGGAGGTCGCGGCGCTGCCGTCCCGGATGATCGCCTCGCGCTCGGCGGGCGTGATGGTGTCGAGCGCCTGGACCTCCCCCTCCGACGCCGGAGCGCTGGAGAAGTGCCCAGTTGCCGTGCGCGCGCGGACCTGGTCCTCCGTCAGGAGGGCCATCGCCGGGACGGTGGTCGCGACCGCGATCCCGAGGACCGAGAGCATCGCCACGGCGACCACCCCGCGGCGGAAGCGTGGCTCGCGCGACCGCTGGGCCGCTGCCTCACGCTGCCGCAGTTCGCGCCGGGTCACGCCCCGGGTCGCGCTCGAGGTCGACGGTGCGCCGATACCCGTCCGAGGTCTGGTTCCGTGGCGCACCCGACCCAATATAACGAAACGGTAACTGCCTCACCACTCGGCAGGCCGCCCGCTCACTCCCAGTGCCGGTAATACCCCTGCACCAGCGGGTCGAGCTGCGCATACAGGTCGGGCGCCGCCGCGAGCAGCAGCCGTTTGCCCGCCGGAGCCCCGTCGAGGCCGCCCAGGGTCGCCCCCGCCTCCTGCGCGATGAGCGCGCCGGCCGCGTGATCCCACGGGTTCAGCCCGCGTTCGTAGTACGCGTCCAGCCGCCCGCAGGCGACCGAGCAGAGGTCGAGGGAGGCCGCCCCGATCCGCCGGATGTCGCGCACCTGCGGGATCAGCTCGTTCACGAACGCCGCCTGCTTGCGCCGGATCTCCGGGTCGTACCCGAACCCGGTCCCGACCAGCGCGAGCGGCAGCTCCACCCCGCTGTTCACCCGGATGGGCTCGCCGTTCAGCCGCGCCCCGCCTCCCAGAGCCGCCGTGAACACCTCCCCGGTGGACGGGTTCACGACCGCCCCCGCCAGCGTCCGCCAGGTCGCCGGGTCGGGGTCGCCCTCCACGACGGCGACGCTGACGGCCCAGGCGGGGATGTCGTAGAAGTAGTTGACCGTCCCGTCGATGGGGTCGACGACCCAGGTGAGCCCGCTGCTCCCCCGCTCCCCGCCGGACTCCTCGCCGAGGAACCCGTCGAGCGGACGCGAGGCTTCCAGCGCCCCCCGGATCAGGTCCTCGGCCTCCCGGTCGGCCCGCGTGACGATGTCCGTGATGGTCGACTTGGAGGCCGCGATCTCCACGCCGTCCCGCCTCCGCTGCAGCGCGAGGGCGGCCGCACGACGGGCGACGGTGGTGGCGATCTCGAGCAGCTCGGTGGGGATGGGCATGTGGTCAAGCCTGGCACAGCAGGCGGAACCGCCCTACAGCTGCGAAAAGGGATCCGGACGAACCGGATCCCTTTTCTTATACGGGTGGCGAGTGAGGGATTCGAACCCCCGAAGGCTACGCCGGCTGATTTACAGTCAGATCCCTTTGGCCGCTTGGGTAACTCGCCATTCGCGCCCGAAGGCGCCATGTAAGGATACTCGGCGCGCGCCGCCGAACGAAATCGGGGAGGTCAGGCCGCGAGGAGCACCGTCGGCGCGTCGGCCGAACGCGGCTCGGCGCCCTCGCGCACGAGCGTGAGGACCTCCGCCTCGGCGAACTCCGAGACCACCTGCGTCAGCAGTTCCCGCTCGGTCACGTCGAGCACCCGGCAGAGGGCCGCGAGGATCTCGGACGACGCCTCCTTGCGGCCGCGTTCGATCTCCGACAGGTACGGGATGCTGATGCGCGAGGTCTCCGAGAGCTCGCGCAACGTCGCGCCCCGCTCCGTCCGCAACCGGCGGAGCACGGAGCCGATCGCGTGCCGCATCAACATGCCTGAAGCCTAAGCCGACGCCCGGGGTCCGCGCCGATCCGATTTTCGGATTCCGCCCACAGCAGAATCCGTCCAGCCGCCCACGACTTCGCGACACTCCCCGACGCCTGCCGCCGATGTCGGTGGCCGCGCGCACAATCGTGGGCATGAGAACGTTGGAGATTTGCGAACGGTGCGACGGAACGGGCGCCGACCCGCAGCAGCACACCGAGGAGATCGCCCTCTGCGTCGAGTGCAGCGGCGACGGCTGCCACGTCACCTACTACGCCGAGCTCCAGCAGACGGCCTGACGGGCGAGCGACCGCGCCCCGCCCATAGACCGACCCGCCCGTAGACTGGAGGGTGTCCGGCCGGCTCCCGCTCGCCGGACCCGTGCGCGGGAAGGGACAGCACCATGGCAGACTCCTCGTTCGACGTCGTCAGCAAGGTCGACAAGATGGAGGCGGACAACGCCGTCAACCAGGCCCGCAAGGAGGTCGAGCAGCGCTACGACTTCAAGAACGTCGGCGCCTCGGTCGAGTGGAGCGGCGAGTCCGTGCTCCTCAAGGCCAACACCGAGGAGCGGGTGAAGGCCGTGCTCGAGGTCCTCGAGTCCAAATTCATCAAGCGCGGCATCACCCTCAAATCGCTCGACACCGGCAAGCCGTTCCCGTCGGGCAAGGAGTTCCGCATCGAGGTCGGGCTGAAGAACGGCATCGAGCAGGACGCCGCCAAGAAGATCAACAAGCTGATCCGCGACGAGGCGCCCAAGAGCGTCAAGTCGCAGATCCAGGGCGACGAGCTGCGCGTCAGCTCGAAGAGCCGGGACGACCTCCAAGCGACAATGGCCCTCTTGAAGGGCGCCGACCTGGACGTGGCCCTGCAGTTCGTGAACTTCCGCTGAGCGCCCCGCGCAGCCACCGCGCGACCTGCCCGTAGGCCTCGACGCGCGCCTGCTCGCGCGACAGGAACACGTCGTGGAGGGCGCCGTCGATACGCGCGACCGTGACGGTCGGTGCGAGCCGCAGCGCACGCACGGCGATGTCCTGCACGAGCAGGACGACGTCCGAGCTCAACATGTCCGGCGTCCAGTACGGCAGCAGCGTCGAGCGCGCCGACAGCAGCGTGAGCACCGGAACGTCGATCGACAGCCCCGCCGCGACGCGGGTGTGCCCGGCGAGGACCGCGGTGAGCCAGGCCGGATACACCGTGAACCCGCGCACCGGCCGCCAGGTGAGGTCGTAGTCCCACTCGCCGTCCAGCGTCCGCGACACCGAGCGGGTGTAGAAGCCGAGGTCGACGTTCGGCATCGCGGCCTTCGGCTCGATCCGGGACTGGAGGTCGACCAGCGGCGCGAGCATCGCCCGGCCCGCCGAGTGCGCCTGGAACTCCAGCCACGGGCTGTTGAGGATGAGCGCCGACGCCCGGCCAGGATGCCGATCCGCCCAGAGACTCAGCGTCAGGCCGCCGGTCGAGTGGCCGAGCAGGATCAGCCGGCGGTGCGCGCGCTCGCCCTCCGCGTGGCCCATTGCGCTCAAAGCCGCCTCGATGTCGGCGTCGTACGTGTCCAGCGAGTCGACGAACCCGGGGGTCTGGCCGGGCCGGAGGCTGCGGCCGTACTTGCGCAGGTCCAGCGCGAAGAAGCGCGCGCCCTGGTCGTGCCAGAACCGCGCGAGGCCGGTCTGGAAGAAGTAGTCCGACCAGCCGTGCACGTACAGGACATCGGTGTCCTCGGCGGGGCGGCCGGGCCGGAGGTCGGCGAGGTGCGGCCACGGCTCGTAGCGCACGAGCGTCGCGACGACCTCCCCCTCCGCGTCGTGGCCGAGCGGGAGCGTCGCCTGCTGGAACCCGGCGCCGAGGACGTCGGGGCGCCACTCCGCTGGGCCCACCATGACTCCAGCGTGCCAGACCGGAGGGGCCGGATGCGAGAGGGTGTCGGTCGCGAGAGGCGTCCGCCGGACGGACCTACTCCGCCGCGGTGGCCTCCACGGCGGCGCCGTTCGACGCGCGGAGCATCTCGTCGCGCGGCACGACCTTGATGCGGGCGCGTCCGCGCTCGGCGCCGAGCGCCTGCTCGTGCGCGTCGAGGTTGTGCCAGCCGTCCAGGTTCGTGTACTCCACACCCCGCTCGCGAAGCAGGTTCTCCACAGATTCCTCGGAGGGGTCGGCGGGAGACCACCAGTTGCCTTGATCGTTGATCACATGCTTGATCGTCTCCATCGCATCCGACTTCGTGTGACCGATGAGGCCCACCGGGCCCCGCTTGATCCACCCCGTCGCATACACGCCGTACATGCGCTCGTTGTCGCGGTTGCGCAGCACCTGGCCCTCGTGGTTCGGGATCACGCCGTGCTTCTTGTCGAACGGGATCCCGGGCAGCGGCGACCCGAAGTAGCCGACCGCGCGGTAGAGCGCCTGGATCTCGAGCTCCCGGATCTCGCCGGTGCCGCGCACGCCGCCCGCGCCGTCGGACTCCGTGCGCTCGTAGCGGATGGCGCGGACGTTGCCGTCCTCGTCGCCGAGCACTTCCAGCGGCTTCGCGTAGAAGTGCAGGTGCAGGCGACGGGAGGCCGCGCCGACCTCGCGCTGCCGCCATTGCTGCAGCACGCGGTCGATGACCATGACCTGCTTGTTGCTGGCGATGGCGTCCTTGGAGTGCTCGTCGTACTCGAAGTCCTCGTCGTAGACGATCATGTCGACGTCGCGCAGCTCGCCGAGCTCGCGCAGCTCCAGCGGCGTGAACTTCACCTGCGCCGGGCCGCGCCGCCCGAACACGTGGACGTCGGTCACCGGCGAGTTCTTCAGGATCTCGTAGACGTTGTCGGGGATCTCCGTCGGCAGCAGGTCCTCGGCGTGCTTGGCCAGGATGCGCGAGACGTCGAGCGCCACGTTGCCGTTGCCGATCACCGCGACGGACTCGGCCTCCAGCGGCCAGGTGCGCGGCACGTCGGGATGGCCGTCGAACCAGCTCACGAAGTCGGCCGCGCCGTAGGAGCCGCCGAGGTCGATGCCCGGGATGTCGAGGGCGGAGTCGTGGACGGCGCCGGTCGCGAAGATCACGGCGTTGTAGTGGTTCTTGAGGTCGTCGAGGGTGATGTCGACGCCGTAGGTGACGTTGCCGAAGATCCGGATGTCACCGCGGTCGAGCACCTCGCGCAGCGCGGTGATGATGCCCTTGATGCGCGGGTGGTCGGGGGCGACGCCGTAGCGCACCAGCCCGTAGGGCGCGGGAAGGGCCTCGAAGAGGTCGATCGAGACGTCGAAGCCGCGCTCCGCCTTGAGCAGGATGTCAGCGGCGTAGATCCCGGCCGGGCCGGCGCCGACGATCGCCAGTCGCAGTTTGGTCATGCGTTGATTCCTTCGTGCTCAGCTCGAACGTTCGACGATCGTGTCGGCGAACCGCACGAGCGCCTTCTTCACGGGGCCGTCGGGCAGCGGCTCGAGCGCCTCCACGGCCTCCCGAGCCCAGCGGTGCGCCTCCTCGAGGGTCTCCGCCGTGACCGCGTGCTCCCGGAGCGCGGCGATCGCCGCGGTGGCCTCCGGCGTGATCTCGCCCTCCTCGGCCGTCCCCATGACGTCGCGCTCGAGACGCTCCAGCAGGGCGCGCGCCTCCGGGTCGGCGTCGGCGCGCTGCCGCAGCTTCAGCACGGGGAGGGTGGCGACGCCCGCGCGGAGGTCGTTGCCCGGGGTCTTGCCGGTCTCGGCCACGCCGACGGACGACAGGTCGATGACGTCGTCGATCAGCTGGAACGCGACGCCGATCTTCTCACCGAAGGTCACGACGGGCTGCTCGTAGGCGGTGTCGGCGTTCGAGAACGCGACGCCCATCTGGGCGGCCACGGCGATGAGGGAGCCGGTCTTGTCCTCCAGCACGCGGATGTAATGGGCGATCGGGTCCTCGCCGTCCTGCGGCCCGATGGTCTCGTGGAGCTGGCCGAGGCACAGGCGCTCGAACGTGTCGGCCTGCAGCTGGATGGCGCGCTCGCCCAGTGCGGAGACGAGCTTGCTGGCCCGGGCGAACAGCAGGTCGCCGGTGAGCACCGCGACGGAGTTGCCCCACACGAACTGGGCCGTGGGCACACCGCGGCGCATCTGCGAGTCGTCCATGACGTCGTCGTGGTAGAGCGAGGCGAGGTGGGTGATCTCGACGGCCTGGGCGGCCTGCAGGACACGCGGGGTGTTGCCGTCTCCGAGCTGCGCCGTGAGGAGCGTGAGCATCGGACGCACGCGCTTGCCGCCGGCCTCCAGGAGGTAGCGGGTGGTGACGTCGGCGAGATTGTCGGCGAACCGCATCTCGCGGTGCAGCGCCTCCTCGACCTGCGCGAGGCCGTCGTCGACGGCGTTGGCGACCTGACGGTCCTCGCCGCGGATGAAGATCCGCTCGGTCAGGCCGAGCTGGCTGCTGAGCGACGCGGGTCGCCGCACGGCCGGAACGCTACGTGGCACTTACTCCCCCTCGGATGGGACGGCGGACGTCGAGTCTTCGGAGCCGACGGGGCGGCCGGATCGCGACTTCGCGGCGGACCCGGAGGTGGCGGACCCGGAGGTGGGCTTGCGGGTGGCCGGCGTCGCGGACTTCGCTGGCGCGGGCTTGGTCGCGGCGGGCTTGGCAGCAGCGGGCTTGGCGGCCGCGGGCTTGGCCGCAGCGGGCTTAGTCGCAGCGGGCTTAATCGCGGCGGGCTTGGCGGCAGCGGGCTTGGCCGCGGTGGACTTGGCCGCAGCAGGCTTTGCCGCGGGTTTCGCGGCGGGGGGCTTGGGCGCAGCGGGCTTGGTGGTGGACTTCGCCGCAGGTGCCTTCGCGGCGGCGGACGTCTCGGGCTTCGCCTCCGCGGGCTCCTTCGCCGTGGTGGTCGCAGACTTCGCGGCCGGCTTCTTCGGAGCGGGCTTCTCACCGGTCGCCTTCTCGGCCGCCGGCTTCTGGGCTTCGGC is a window from the Leifsonia shinshuensis genome containing:
- a CDS encoding polyprenyl synthetase family protein → MRRPASLSSQLGLTERIFIRGEDRQVANAVDDGLAQVEEALHREMRFADNLADVTTRYLLEAGGKRVRPMLTLLTAQLGDGNTPRVLQAAQAVEITHLASLYHDDVMDDSQMRRGVPTAQFVWGNSVAVLTGDLLFARASKLVSALGERAIQLQADTFERLCLGQLHETIGPQDGEDPIAHYIRVLEDKTGSLIAVAAQMGVAFSNADTAYEQPVVTFGEKIGVAFQLIDDVIDLSSVGVAETGKTPGNDLRAGVATLPVLKLRQRADADPEARALLERLERDVMGTAEEGEITPEATAAIAALREHAVTAETLEEAHRWAREAVEALEPLPDGPVKKALVRFADTIVERSS
- a CDS encoding glycoside hydrolase family 13 protein; its protein translation is MPITSESSRTLSPSTPGREWWRSAVIYQVYPRSFADADGDGMGDLPGITRRLPALRDLGVDAVWLSPFFTSPQNDAGYDVADYRDVDPSFGTLADFDTMLETAHGLGLRVIIDIVPNHSSSDHVWFQEALAAAPGSPERARYLFRDGKGANGDEAPNNWESIFGGPAWTRVTEPDGTPGQWYLHLFDKSQPDFDWENPWVWEQFRGVLRFWLDRGVDGFRVDVAHGMIKEAGLPDYTPPANAGSMGGGAIATTTGGIVLEPEISAHAEGEPVTPPYFGQDGVHDIYRDWHTVLDEYEGDRVLCGEAWVEPMEKLANWVRADEMQQTFNFGYLETPWDAVALRSVIDRSIAVFGSVGAPSTWVLSNHDVVRHATRLALTGDNPQGHGIGPKSTGLPDPAFALRRARAATALMLALPGSAYLYQGEELGLPEAIDLPDDARQDPTWFRTNGERYGRDGCRVPIPWEGADPSYGFGPGPKSWLPQPATWAEYTRSSQEGVPGSTLTMYQEALAARREHDLAFGQLQWSNAGEDALLFRTGKVTVAVNFGKAPLPLPEGTVILASGPLEGGMLPRDTTAWVI
- a CDS encoding pentapeptide repeat-containing protein, with amino-acid sequence MAPSSAPERTLAADCASCSGLCCVALAFARSADFAFDKPAGEECVNLDDGFGCRIHPQLRERGFKGCTVFDCFGAGQLVTRHTFDGRSWRDNAGVRTEMFAVFPIVRQLHELLWYLREAIAMPAAASIRATLRASWDAVTSAADAEPALILALDVDELRAPAAALLREAARLTREAATAEPTGGTHTPLRIKRSRLAPGADLLGADLRGADLRGAELRGALLIGADLRSADLTAAELIGADLRDARLDGADLHRAIYLTQPQVDAARGDETTRLPAALMRPSHWHHPSR
- a CDS encoding alpha/beta hydrolase, translated to MVGPAEWRPDVLGAGFQQATLPLGHDAEGEVVATLVRYEPWPHLADLRPGRPAEDTDVLYVHGWSDYFFQTGLARFWHDQGARFFALDLRKYGRSLRPGQTPGFVDSLDTYDADIEAALSAMGHAEGERAHRRLILLGHSTGGLTLSLWADRHPGRASALILNSPWLEFQAHSAGRAMLAPLVDLQSRIEPKAAMPNVDLGFYTRSVSRTLDGEWDYDLTWRPVRGFTVYPAWLTAVLAGHTRVAAGLSIDVPVLTLLSARSTLLPYWTPDMLSSDVVLLVQDIAVRALRLAPTVTVARIDGALHDVFLSREQARVEAYGQVARWLRGALSGSSRTAGPRPGRRPSRGPLSLGGRPGSSS
- a CDS encoding YajQ family cyclic di-GMP-binding protein; this encodes MADSSFDVVSKVDKMEADNAVNQARKEVEQRYDFKNVGASVEWSGESVLLKANTEERVKAVLEVLESKFIKRGITLKSLDTGKPFPSGKEFRIEVGLKNGIEQDAAKKINKLIRDEAPKSVKSQIQGDELRVSSKSRDDLQATMALLKGADLDVALQFVNFR
- a CDS encoding inositol monophosphatase family protein, yielding MPIPTELLEIATTVARRAAALALQRRRDGVEIAASKSTITDIVTRADREAEDLIRGALEASRPLDGFLGEESGGERGSSGLTWVVDPIDGTVNYFYDIPAWAVSVAVVEGDPDPATWRTLAGAVVNPSTGEVFTAALGGGARLNGEPIRVNSGVELPLALVGTGFGYDPEIRRKQAAFVNELIPQVRDIRRIGAASLDLCSVACGRLDAYYERGLNPWDHAAGALIAQEAGATLGGLDGAPAGKRLLLAAAPDLYAQLDPLVQGYYRHWE
- a CDS encoding M23 family metallopeptidase codes for the protein MTRRELRQREAAAQRSREPRFRRGVVAVAMLSVLGIAVATTVPAMALLTEDQVRARTATGHFSSAPASEGEVQALDTITPAEREAIIRDGSAATSGEQLAALRSMRIADTFRNNPAGAVQWPFPIGVPITSGFGPRTAPTEGASTNHLGVDFAPGAGVPIQIIADGVVREVVTSDRGGCGVNVTIDHTIDGRPVSSMYCHMQTGSVRVAEGQQVSVADIVGKVGNTGISTGPHLHFEIRLNGTEAVDPVAWLKANAS
- a CDS encoding FAD-dependent oxidoreductase; protein product: MTKLRLAIVGAGPAGIYAADILLKAERGFDVSIDLFEALPAPYGLVRYGVAPDHPRIKGIITALREVLDRGDIRIFGNVTYGVDITLDDLKNHYNAVIFATGAVHDSALDIPGIDLGGSYGAADFVSWFDGHPDVPRTWPLEAESVAVIGNGNVALDVSRILAKHAEDLLPTEIPDNVYEILKNSPVTDVHVFGRRGPAQVKFTPLELRELGELRDVDMIVYDEDFEYDEHSKDAIASNKQVMVIDRVLQQWRQREVGAASRRLHLHFYAKPLEVLGDEDGNVRAIRYERTESDGAGGVRGTGEIRELEIQALYRAVGYFGSPLPGIPFDKKHGVIPNHEGQVLRNRDNERMYGVYATGWIKRGPVGLIGHTKSDAMETIKHVINDQGNWWSPADPSEESVENLLRERGVEYTNLDGWHNLDAHEQALGAERGRARIKVVPRDEMLRASNGAAVEATAAE
- a CDS encoding helix-turn-helix domain-containing protein, with translation MLMRHAIGSVLRRLRTERGATLRELSETSRISIPYLSEIERGRKEASSEILAALCRVLDVTERELLTQVVSEFAEAEVLTLVREGAEPRSADAPTVLLAA